In Pseudobdellovibrio exovorus JSS, the genomic stretch ATCTTATCGGCCAAAGAGATCACAAAAGGTTTCGGCTTGGGCGGAGAAAAAAGTATCGAGGTAACAGCCGCATACTCAGAGACTATTCTGCGTAAAAAACAATTTGTTGAATCAAAAATGCCAGATATGCATAAAGAGAAATTTCAGCGTATTCCGGCAAAAGATCAAAAAGAAGTGATGCGCAAGATGATTGAAAGTCAGCTGGCAAAAATGCCAGCGGCGACGCCAGCTACGCCTCCACCTAAATTGACTTCTAAGACGACACCATATCGCTTAACAGAAAAGCGTTACATCGAGATCGACGATGACCATATTGGCGGACAAGAAAAGACAGCCGTGACTCAGGTGGCGAAGAAAGCATGGAATGACATGGAAGTGACATCTTTAAAGCAAGAGATCGAAACTTTAAAGCAAGTGATGTCACAATTTAAAACTATGCCTCAAAGCTTCGTGCAAGCTCATCCTGGTGCCGACTATGGCGTGCACTATCAAATGAGTGCGCATTACCAGAAGTTGACGTCTTGCGGATTATTACCAGAAGTGGCTGGTAATGTGGTATCGCAATGTCAAAAACAACTTTCAGCACAACAGCAAGGCAACAAAGCCACTGTAGAAAGCTGGATGGCTAAATATATTTTAGATACGACTCCGGTAACTTCAGGCCAAGGTGAACAGTTCCATTTATTCATGGGACCATCAGGTTCTGGTAAGACGAGTGCATTGATTAAATTAGCCAGCGACATGATCTTGAACCAAAAGAAACGCGTGGCGATTATTTCTACGGATAGCACGAAAGTAGGCGCAGCTGAGCAGATGAAAATTTTCGCTCAGATTTTAAATGTTCCATTCTTATCGGTGCGTTCACAGCAGGATTGGTCACATGTGATTCCTCACTTAGAACAATTAGATCATGTGTTAGTGGATTTCTCTGGCTTGAACATGAGAAATCAAGAAGAAGTGAACTACGTTAAACGTATTGGGCCTCCGGTATTTCATTCTTTAAGAACACATCTTGTGTTGTCGGCTACCGCAAAAGACGCTGACTTACTAGAGTGCGCTAAACGCTACGAAGCGGTTGGCTTTGATGATGTGATCTTCAATGATTTAGACGAAGCTGCACAGCACGGAAATATTTATAACTTTATTCGCAAAGTGAACACGGAGCTATTTGCTTTTGGTATTGGCCCGAAAGTTCCGGAAGATTTCGAGTATGCAACTCCAGAGCGCGTTGTCGATCTATTGTTGAAAATCACTCAAAATCGCAAGCAGGAAGTCAGCTTATGAAAATTATCAGTATAACATCTGGAAAAGGTGGAGTGGGAAAGACCTCAGTTGCATGTAATATGGCTGTGGGCCTTTCAAAAATGGGAAAAAAGGTATTGATTCTAGATGGCGATTTAGGAATGGCCAACGTGGACATTTTCTTTGGTATTCATCCGAAGAAAACTGTACATGATCTGCTCAATGGAGTTCCTTTAAAAGACTGTCTAACAGCAGCCGCTCCGAACATTGATATGTTAGCAGGTGGCAGTGGATTGTATGAAGTCAGTCAAATGAATGCATTTCAACGTCGTGAGGTACTAGCTCATATTTCAGAGGTGAGCTTTATCTATGACTATTTGCTGATTGATACATCTCCAGGTCTGCATGATCATGTCTTGCATTTAAACTCAGTTGCAGATGAGTGTATGGTGCTCTTAACGGCAGATCCTTCGAGTTTTACAGATTCATACGCTTTGATTAAAGTATTACATCAGAAATATCGCGTTCAAAAGTTTTCGATTATCTGTAACCAAGTACAGGATGAAAAAGCGGGTGAGCAGCTATTCGTAAAATTTGCAGACGTAGTTCAGCAGTTCTTACCAGTGAGATTAAACTATAAGAAGACAATTCCGTTTGATTCTCAGCTGAAATTATCGAATCAATTGCAGCGATTAATCATTCGTCAGGACGCGAAAGCAGTGTCAGCACAGGCTTTGAGTTCGCTGTGCCGAGATGTAGTGTCTCAAAACAATACAGCTGCCTCAGTAGCGGGCACAGCTCAGGGTTTTGAGTCATTATTTAGACCAGCCTCAGGTCATGCTTAGGCTGTTTGGACTTTGTGAGATTTAACTTATCGGATAATATAGTTTGTAGAGGGGTCAGTAATGTCAAAAGCGAATCTTCTGAAGAAATATAAAGAAGAACCCAGAAAAAACTTAAAGCGTGATCAAAAAGAAGATCTTATTCGCGAGTATGCTCCGCTAATTAAGTTTGTGGCGCAAAAGATCGCTGTGCGTTTACCTCCGAATATCGAGTTAGATGATTTAATCTCTGCTGGTTCTATTGGTTTAATGGATGCTATTGATAAGTGGGATCCAACTCGTGATAATAAATTCAAGACTTACGCCGAGTTCCGTATTCGTGGTGCGATTCTAGATGAGTTGCGCTCTCAGGACTGGGTGCCTAGATCGGTGCGTGACAAGTCTAAAGCCTTGGATCGTACAATTGCTGCATTAGAAAATGAAATCGGACGTGCTCCAACAGAAGAAGAAATTTCGGCTCGTTTGAACATGCCAATTGAAGAGTTCCATGAACTGGTGAATCAGGTTCGTCCGGTAAGCTTACTTTCCATTGACGATCAGCCTACGTTCAGCGATTCAGATAAAAAATCGATTGCTAATCTATTAGAAGGTGCGAAGTCAGGTAATCCATTCAACCAACTTAATTTAAAAGTGGTTAAGGATGTGGTGGCGAAAGCCATTGAAGAATTACCAGAAAGACAACGTCTTGTCCTTTCCTTGTATTACTTTGAAGATCTTAACTTAAAAGAGATTGGGCAAGTTCTACAAGTGACAGAGTCACGTGTATCTCAATTACATGCACAGGCAGTGATTCGCTTACGTGCAAAATTAACAACGACAATTGAAGCTGGCGAATTAGAAGCTATCTAATAGGCTATCTAATAATCAGCTCATCAGCAGGTATTTAGCGGGCCAGCATGGCCTCGCGGATCTTTTTCATAAGACGGGCTTCCGTTTGGCGTACGGCTTCGCGGGTAATGCCATACTTGTCACCGATCTCTTGTAAAGTTAGCGGATCATCACTGAGCACGCGCTCTTCCAACAGAATTCTTTCTTTCTCGGTTAAGCTGGCACGCAGCTCGTTGACGGCATTCATTAGTAAATTAAGTTGCTCATCCAGTGCCATTTGTTCATCTAAAGGCAGACTTCCATCTTCCTTTTTTAAGAGATTAGAAAGCGGAGTCGAGCTTTCATCATCATTACTTGCAGGTTTATCTAAGCT encodes the following:
- the flhF gene encoding flagellar biosynthesis protein FlhF — translated: MQVKKFEARSMKEALEMIKTQLGPDAIILSAKEITKGFGLGGEKSIEVTAAYSETILRKKQFVESKMPDMHKEKFQRIPAKDQKEVMRKMIESQLAKMPAATPATPPPKLTSKTTPYRLTEKRYIEIDDDHIGGQEKTAVTQVAKKAWNDMEVTSLKQEIETLKQVMSQFKTMPQSFVQAHPGADYGVHYQMSAHYQKLTSCGLLPEVAGNVVSQCQKQLSAQQQGNKATVESWMAKYILDTTPVTSGQGEQFHLFMGPSGSGKTSALIKLASDMILNQKKRVAIISTDSTKVGAAEQMKIFAQILNVPFLSVRSQQDWSHVIPHLEQLDHVLVDFSGLNMRNQEEVNYVKRIGPPVFHSLRTHLVLSATAKDADLLECAKRYEAVGFDDVIFNDLDEAAQHGNIYNFIRKVNTELFAFGIGPKVPEDFEYATPERVVDLLLKITQNRKQEVSL
- a CDS encoding FliA/WhiG family RNA polymerase sigma factor, whose product is MSKANLLKKYKEEPRKNLKRDQKEDLIREYAPLIKFVAQKIAVRLPPNIELDDLISAGSIGLMDAIDKWDPTRDNKFKTYAEFRIRGAILDELRSQDWVPRSVRDKSKALDRTIAALENEIGRAPTEEEISARLNMPIEEFHELVNQVRPVSLLSIDDQPTFSDSDKKSIANLLEGAKSGNPFNQLNLKVVKDVVAKAIEELPERQRLVLSLYYFEDLNLKEIGQVLQVTESRVSQLHAQAVIRLRAKLTTTIEAGELEAI
- a CDS encoding AAA family ATPase, whose product is MKIISITSGKGGVGKTSVACNMAVGLSKMGKKVLILDGDLGMANVDIFFGIHPKKTVHDLLNGVPLKDCLTAAAPNIDMLAGGSGLYEVSQMNAFQRREVLAHISEVSFIYDYLLIDTSPGLHDHVLHLNSVADECMVLLTADPSSFTDSYALIKVLHQKYRVQKFSIICNQVQDEKAGEQLFVKFADVVQQFLPVRLNYKKTIPFDSQLKLSNQLQRLIIRQDAKAVSAQALSSLCRDVVSQNNTAASVAGTAQGFESLFRPASGHA